The Phycisphaeraceae bacterium genome window below encodes:
- the sdhA gene encoding succinate dehydrogenase flavoprotein subunit, translating to MGKSPRVIVVGGGLAGLAASVRVAESGTEVDLFSLVPVKRSHSVCAQGGINACNKVARQQGYSEWQHMDETLYGGDFLNHQPPVYEMAHWAPKVIDLLDRMGVPFNRTFEGERDLRLFGGSLFKRTHFAGASTGQQLLYALDEQTRRYEAEGKVKKYEFWEFLRPVLDDSGACKGIIAQDVRTMEIKAFPADAVVLATGGNGLLFGKSTMSVICTGAAAARAYRHGAWLGNPEFIQVHPTAIPGEDKCRLMSESARGEGGRVWVPRKKGDNRHPLEIPEPERMYFLEEKYPAYGNLVPRDIATREIFWKCQEGFGVGGGRMVYLDVSHLPQETKNKLKSILEIYEKFTGDDPTEVPMKIFPSVHYTMGGLWTTYQDEWRDSDPAADPHDREKVCGMKAGDPKNMMTNLNGLYAFGEVNYQYHGGTRLGANALLSCIFDGLFCGLSVANHAKNPGSTPAAEQPESLFAKHVQEEKDLAGQLESNQGENNPYEIHRILGEELTDSCTVIREESRMLEAREKLAGLREQYKSIKLSDTGHWTNQNLMFARALGDMLIYGDAVLEAAILRKESRGSHYRPDYPDRNDEKFLKTTVAKYDASADQSEIWYEDVPQPMVEPRARNYGSVEAKKEEKKQPAAK from the coding sequence GTGGGCAAATCGCCTCGGGTCATCGTCGTTGGGGGTGGACTGGCTGGTTTGGCGGCCTCGGTGCGGGTCGCTGAGAGCGGGACGGAGGTTGATCTGTTCTCGTTGGTGCCGGTGAAGCGTTCGCACTCGGTGTGTGCTCAGGGCGGGATCAACGCCTGCAACAAGGTGGCCCGTCAGCAGGGTTACTCCGAGTGGCAGCACATGGACGAGACGCTTTATGGCGGGGACTTTCTGAATCACCAGCCGCCTGTGTATGAGATGGCTCACTGGGCGCCGAAGGTGATTGATCTGCTGGACCGGATGGGGGTTCCGTTTAACCGGACGTTTGAGGGGGAGCGGGACCTGCGGTTGTTTGGCGGGTCGCTGTTCAAGCGGACGCACTTCGCGGGGGCGTCGACGGGTCAGCAGTTGCTTTATGCACTGGATGAGCAGACGCGACGGTATGAGGCGGAGGGGAAGGTCAAGAAGTACGAGTTCTGGGAGTTTTTGCGTCCGGTGCTGGATGATTCGGGGGCGTGCAAGGGGATTATTGCGCAGGACGTGCGGACAATGGAGATCAAGGCATTTCCGGCGGACGCTGTGGTGCTGGCGACGGGCGGGAACGGGTTGTTGTTTGGCAAGTCGACGATGTCGGTGATCTGCACGGGAGCGGCGGCGGCGCGGGCTTATCGTCATGGGGCGTGGCTGGGGAATCCTGAGTTTATTCAGGTGCACCCGACGGCGATTCCGGGTGAGGACAAGTGTCGGCTGATGTCGGAGTCGGCGCGGGGCGAGGGTGGTCGGGTGTGGGTTCCGCGGAAGAAGGGTGACAATCGTCACCCGCTGGAGATCCCGGAGCCGGAGCGGATGTATTTCCTTGAGGAGAAGTACCCGGCCTACGGTAACCTGGTACCACGGGATATCGCGACGCGAGAGATTTTCTGGAAGTGCCAGGAGGGTTTTGGTGTCGGCGGCGGGCGGATGGTGTATCTGGATGTGTCACACCTCCCGCAGGAGACCAAGAACAAGCTCAAGTCGATTTTGGAGATCTACGAGAAGTTCACGGGCGATGATCCGACTGAGGTTCCGATGAAGATCTTCCCGTCGGTTCATTACACGATGGGCGGGTTGTGGACGACTTATCAGGATGAGTGGCGTGATTCGGACCCGGCGGCTGATCCTCATGATCGTGAGAAGGTCTGCGGGATGAAGGCGGGTGATCCGAAGAACATGATGACGAACCTCAACGGGCTGTATGCCTTTGGTGAGGTGAACTATCAGTATCACGGCGGGACGCGGCTGGGGGCGAATGCGCTGCTGTCGTGTATTTTTGATGGTTTGTTCTGCGGGCTGAGTGTAGCGAACCACGCGAAGAATCCGGGTTCGACGCCAGCGGCGGAGCAGCCGGAGAGCCTGTTTGCCAAACATGTTCAGGAGGAGAAGGACCTGGCCGGTCAGCTCGAATCGAATCAGGGCGAGAACAACCCTTATGAGATTCATCGGATTCTGGGCGAGGAGCTGACGGACAGCTGCACGGTGATCCGTGAGGAGAGCCGGATGCTGGAGGCGCGTGAGAAACTGGCGGGGCTGCGCGAGCAGTACAAGTCGATCAAGCTGTCGGACACGGGACACTGGACGAACCAGAACCTGATGTTTGCCCGGGCGTTGGGTGACATGCTGATCTATGGGGATGCAGTCTTGGAGGCGGCGATCCTGCGGAAGGAGTCGCGGGGGTCGCATTACCGGCCGGACTACCCGGATCGGAATGATGAGAAGTTCCTGAAGACGACGGTCGCGAAGTATGACGCGTCGGCGGATCAGAGTGAGATCTGGTACGAGGATGTGCCTCAGCCGATGGTGGAGCCGCGAGCGCGGAACTACGGGAGCGTTGAGGCTAAGAAGGAAGAGAAGAAGCAGCCGGCGGCGAAGTGA
- the sdhB gene encoding succinate dehydrogenase iron-sulfur subunit, with the protein MIAQNKPEKYRVKIKRQDGPSQPAYFQTFEVPYRPGQNIISVLQYIAANPTTVEGEGTTTPVWDSGCLEEVCGSCTMVINGVAKQSCSTLVDELLPEGHTILIEPMTKFPVVRDLFVDRDRMFENLKKVKGWVPIDGTHDLGEGPQESQESQEFRYALSRCMTCGCCLEACPQFEKDNDFIGPQAMAQALYFNEHETGKQLKGERLEALMGPGGVNDCGNAQNCVKVCPKHVPLTEAIARIGRQVTFHAVKKFFMGKK; encoded by the coding sequence ATGATTGCCCAGAACAAGCCAGAGAAGTATCGGGTGAAGATCAAGCGTCAGGATGGCCCGAGTCAGCCTGCGTATTTCCAGACGTTTGAGGTGCCGTACCGGCCGGGTCAGAACATTATTTCGGTGCTGCAGTACATCGCGGCGAACCCGACGACGGTGGAGGGCGAGGGGACGACGACGCCTGTGTGGGACTCGGGTTGTCTTGAGGAGGTTTGCGGGTCGTGCACGATGGTGATCAATGGGGTGGCGAAGCAGTCGTGTTCGACGCTGGTGGACGAGCTGCTGCCGGAGGGGCACACGATTCTGATCGAGCCGATGACGAAGTTCCCGGTGGTGCGTGATCTGTTTGTGGATCGTGATCGGATGTTTGAGAACCTCAAGAAGGTCAAGGGCTGGGTGCCGATTGACGGGACGCATGATCTTGGTGAGGGCCCGCAGGAGTCGCAGGAGAGTCAGGAGTTTCGGTACGCGTTGTCACGGTGCATGACGTGCGGTTGCTGCCTGGAGGCGTGCCCGCAGTTTGAGAAGGACAATGATTTCATCGGCCCGCAGGCGATGGCGCAGGCGCTGTATTTCAACGAGCACGAGACGGGCAAGCAGCTCAAGGGTGAGCGTCTCGAGGCGCTGATGGGTCCGGGCGGGGTGAATGACTGCGGGAACGCGCAGAACTGTGTGAAGGTCTGCCCGAAGCACGTCCCGCTGACGGAGGCGATCGCGCGGATCGGTCGGCAGGTGACGTTTCATGCGGTGAAGAAGTTTTTTATGGGGAAGAAGTAA
- a CDS encoding class I SAM-dependent methyltransferase has protein sequence MNRFQRRCYTLVKKHVEPGGRVLEVSCGEGEILVALKTDGYGVVATNYTAYELGDPAIERHDGVDLLAGLPFEDGEFDGVVLSDVIEHISDHPRALSEISRVLRPGGVAVILTPNTNRISSRVHYLFSGFQKVKRSFPGFDVPAGEAFAFHNYPPHLPVFLYQAHSYGLGLREFDAEWYKPKSLLMGVPLYPVIWLTTWYMTRRRERHLRGRDEGALLLRAMTGFKGLFGETAALVFERTADGGDERRETAMPAWYHGRGEVGVRSS, from the coding sequence ATGAACCGATTCCAAAGACGGTGTTACACGCTGGTGAAGAAGCATGTGGAGCCGGGAGGGCGTGTGCTTGAGGTGAGTTGTGGTGAGGGGGAGATCCTCGTGGCGCTCAAGACGGATGGGTATGGGGTGGTGGCGACGAACTACACGGCTTACGAGTTGGGGGACCCGGCGATCGAGCGGCATGATGGGGTGGATTTGCTGGCGGGGCTGCCTTTTGAGGATGGAGAGTTTGATGGCGTGGTGTTGTCGGATGTGATCGAGCACATCTCGGATCATCCGAGGGCGTTGTCGGAGATTTCGCGGGTGCTGAGGCCTGGGGGTGTGGCGGTGATTCTTACGCCTAACACGAACCGGATCAGTTCGCGGGTGCATTATCTGTTCTCGGGGTTTCAGAAGGTGAAGCGGTCGTTCCCGGGGTTTGATGTTCCGGCAGGTGAGGCGTTTGCGTTTCACAACTACCCGCCTCATCTGCCGGTGTTTTTGTATCAGGCGCATAGCTACGGGCTGGGGCTGCGGGAGTTTGATGCGGAGTGGTACAAGCCCAAGAGTCTGTTGATGGGGGTTCCGCTTTATCCGGTGATCTGGCTGACGACGTGGTACATGACGCGTCGGCGGGAGCGGCACTTGCGTGGGCGCGATGAGGGGGCGCTGCTGCTTCGGGCGATGACGGGGTTCAAGGGGTTGTTTGGTGAGACGGCGGCGCTGGTGTTTGAGCGTACGGCTGATGGTGGTGATGAGCGTCGGGAGACGGCGATGCCGGCGTGGTATCACGGGCGGGGGGAGGTGGGGGTAAGGTCTTCGTGA
- a CDS encoding class I SAM-dependent methyltransferase, translating into MAKPRLDHLKRHAYLAGCFARLLLLDPWSSSGRERLRDTASDLKWGELSPGGRPASIEDLTPGSDDVRLISLDYALFNTSFFELFVLTRLVRHACPQSVFEIGTFDGRSTLNMALNTPDTTELLTFDLPPGHGTFGDRTEVGVRFRGHPLSSRITQLYGNTRYFDFTPYFGRCDFVFVDADHSYESANFDTDTALKLLKPEGGILLWHDYSNFAGVQRALDERMVEDPRFAGLTWIQGTTMALLEVGEVGVLGRAR; encoded by the coding sequence GTGGCCAAACCACGTCTTGACCATCTCAAGCGTCACGCGTATCTAGCCGGGTGCTTTGCGCGTCTGCTGCTGTTGGATCCATGGTCGTCGAGTGGTCGAGAGCGGCTGCGTGATACGGCCTCAGATCTGAAGTGGGGGGAGTTAAGCCCCGGTGGGCGGCCTGCTTCGATCGAAGATCTGACGCCTGGGAGTGATGATGTTCGTTTGATCTCGTTGGACTACGCGCTGTTCAACACGAGCTTTTTCGAGTTGTTTGTGCTCACGCGGCTGGTTCGTCACGCGTGTCCTCAAAGCGTGTTTGAGATCGGGACGTTTGATGGTCGCAGCACGTTGAACATGGCCTTGAACACGCCTGATACGACTGAGTTGCTGACGTTTGATCTCCCGCCCGGGCACGGGACATTTGGTGATCGCACGGAGGTCGGTGTTCGGTTTCGAGGCCATCCGCTTTCGTCACGGATCACTCAGTTGTATGGGAACACACGGTATTTTGATTTTACGCCTTATTTTGGGCGATGTGATTTTGTTTTTGTTGATGCGGATCACAGCTATGAGAGTGCGAACTTCGATACGGATACGGCGTTGAAGTTGCTCAAGCCGGAGGGAGGGATTCTTCTGTGGCACGATTACAGCAACTTCGCCGGGGTTCAGCGGGCTCTGGATGAGCGGATGGTTGAGGATCCACGGTTTGCCGGACTTACCTGGATTCAAGGCACGACGATGGCACTTCTAGAAGTAGGTGAAGTTGGCGTTCTGGGCAGGGCGAGATAG
- a CDS encoding aminotransferase class V-fold PLP-dependent enzyme — protein sequence MISTAISPQSVHDLALFPAAQAMIHLNHAGVAPICGPAANAIHHYAQQATTQPYTNTGWYRKINDLRALAAKLINARNPHEIAVIPNTSTGLATIARGLPWRSGDNIVITNVEYPANRYPWQDLQRLGVTLTEVPQQPDGRIDVEDVCDAITDRTRLVAISHVQYASGFRIDLKPISNTTHKVGGYLCVDAIQSVGVLPVDIQAMGIDFLAADGHKWMLAPEGAGILYVHQDLCQLLHPPIVGWLNMVNADDYGNYDFNFHPDSRRFEPGSYNIPGLLGLHAALELLVGIGTDTLWQRVEHHTNRLAQALPDLGYRLFTPRRHAEERSGIIVIEPRVGQDPAAVVRQLADQNIHIALRSGRLRLSPHAYNTDDQIDQALEALKNA from the coding sequence ATGATCTCCACCGCAATCTCCCCTCAATCAGTCCACGATCTGGCCCTCTTTCCAGCCGCTCAGGCCATGATCCACCTCAACCACGCTGGCGTCGCCCCCATCTGTGGCCCCGCCGCCAACGCCATCCACCATTACGCCCAGCAAGCCACCACCCAGCCCTACACCAACACCGGCTGGTACAGAAAAATCAACGACCTACGCGCCCTCGCAGCAAAACTCATCAACGCCCGCAACCCCCACGAAATCGCCGTCATCCCCAATACCTCCACCGGTCTCGCCACCATCGCCCGCGGACTCCCCTGGCGCTCAGGCGACAACATCGTCATCACCAACGTCGAATACCCCGCCAACCGCTACCCCTGGCAGGACCTCCAACGCCTGGGCGTCACCCTCACCGAAGTCCCCCAGCAACCTGATGGCCGAATCGACGTCGAGGATGTCTGTGACGCCATCACCGACCGAACCCGACTCGTTGCCATCTCCCACGTCCAATATGCCTCCGGCTTCCGCATCGACCTCAAACCCATCAGCAACACCACCCACAAAGTAGGGGGGTACCTCTGCGTCGATGCCATCCAGTCCGTAGGCGTTCTCCCCGTCGATATTCAGGCCATGGGCATCGACTTCCTCGCCGCTGACGGACACAAGTGGATGCTCGCCCCCGAAGGCGCAGGCATCCTCTACGTCCATCAGGACCTCTGCCAACTCCTCCACCCGCCCATCGTCGGCTGGCTCAACATGGTCAACGCTGACGACTACGGCAACTACGACTTCAACTTCCACCCCGACAGCCGACGCTTCGAGCCCGGCTCATACAACATCCCCGGACTCCTTGGCCTCCACGCCGCCCTCGAACTCCTCGTCGGCATCGGCACCGATACCCTCTGGCAACGCGTCGAACACCACACCAACCGACTCGCCCAGGCCCTCCCCGATCTCGGCTACCGACTCTTCACCCCACGACGCCACGCCGAAGAACGCAGCGGGATCATCGTCATCGAGCCCCGCGTAGGCCAGGACCCCGCCGCCGTTGTCCGTCAACTCGCCGATCAGAACATCCACATCGCCCTCCGCTCCGGAAGACTCCGCCTCAGCCCCCACGCCTACAACACCGACGACCAGATCGACCAGGCCCTCGAAGCCCTCAAGAACGCCTGA
- a CDS encoding histone H1-like repetitive region-containing protein — protein MPTRKTTTRSKSTTKRTTRAKAGARKTTAKASTRKTAARKTTTKAKAGTRKTATKASSRKTTAKKTTTRAKATGRKTTARKPVARKTTARKTTARKPVARKTTARKTTARKPVARKTTARKTTARKPVARKTTARKTTARKPVARKTTARKTTARKPVARKTTARKTIARKPAARKSTAIKSKARKTTTRAKAAGRKTTARKTAARKPAARKSTAIKRKARKTTTRAKARKTSAKSGVLRRIGRSTSRSTRKAA, from the coding sequence ATGCCGACTCGTAAGACCACCACTCGCTCGAAGAGCACGACCAAACGCACAACGCGTGCGAAGGCCGGCGCTCGCAAGACCACGGCGAAGGCTTCGACCCGTAAGACCGCGGCTCGCAAGACCACCACGAAGGCCAAGGCTGGTACTCGGAAGACCGCGACCAAGGCCAGCAGCCGTAAGACGACCGCGAAGAAGACCACGACTCGGGCGAAGGCTACTGGTCGCAAGACCACCGCTCGCAAGCCGGTTGCCCGTAAGACCACGGCACGCAAGACCACCGCTCGCAAACCGGTCGCCCGTAAGACCACGGCACGCAAGACCACCGCTCGCAAGCCGGTCGCCCGTAAGACCACGGCACGCAAGACCACCGCTCGCAAGCCGGTCGCCCGTAAGACCACAGCGCGGAAGACCACCGCTCGCAAGCCGGTCGCTCGTAAGACCACAGCGCGGAAGACCACCGCTCGCAAGCCGGTCGCCCGTAAGACCACGGCACGCAAGACCATTGCTCGCAAGCCTGCCGCTCGCAAGAGCACGGCCATCAAGAGTAAGGCTCGCAAGACGACAACTCGGGCCAAGGCTGCTGGTCGGAAGACCACGGCGCGTAAGACTGCTGCTCGTAAGCCTGCCGCTCGCAAGAGCACGGCTATCAAGCGCAAGGCTCGTAAGACCACGACTCGGGCTAAGGCCCGGAAGACCTCGGCGAAGTCTGGCGTTCTGCGTCGGATTGGCCGGAGCACCTCGCGGAGCACCCGTAAGGCTGCGTAA
- the ispD gene encoding 2-C-methyl-D-erythritol 4-phosphate cytidylyltransferase — protein MTQPPSKNIALILLAAGRGSRFGLSAGRTKTELELDGRPVFAHALDRFAQAPHITQRLLVVHPDERDGFAKRWAALLAQADTTLCPGGLRDRWESVHNALQTLHPDTTHVAIHDAARPCTDPASIHRLLSALDHHHAVIPVLPVSSTLKQTHADNPTHISNTIDRSGLVEVQTPQCFRLDMLKRAFDNTLDDLKAGKAHVTDDASLIERLGETVIGIEGDPGNLKITRAGDDQLALAILRHRYQSQ, from the coding sequence TTGACCCAGCCGCCCTCCAAGAACATCGCCCTCATCCTCCTCGCCGCCGGCCGAGGAAGCCGCTTCGGTCTGTCCGCCGGTCGAACCAAGACCGAACTCGAACTCGACGGCCGCCCAGTCTTCGCCCACGCCCTCGATCGCTTCGCACAAGCGCCCCACATCACCCAGCGGCTCCTCGTCGTCCACCCAGATGAACGCGACGGATTCGCCAAACGCTGGGCCGCTCTCCTCGCCCAGGCCGACACCACCCTCTGCCCAGGCGGACTCCGCGACCGCTGGGAATCCGTCCACAACGCCCTTCAGACCCTCCACCCCGACACCACCCACGTCGCCATCCACGACGCTGCCCGCCCCTGTACAGACCCCGCTTCCATCCATCGCCTCCTCTCAGCCCTCGATCACCACCACGCCGTCATCCCCGTCCTTCCCGTCTCCAGCACCCTTAAGCAGACCCACGCCGACAACCCTACCCACATCAGCAACACCATCGACCGCTCCGGTCTTGTCGAAGTCCAGACCCCCCAGTGCTTCCGGCTCGACATGCTCAAACGAGCCTTCGACAATACCCTCGACGACCTCAAAGCCGGCAAAGCTCACGTCACCGATGACGCCTCCCTCATCGAACGACTGGGCGAAACCGTCATCGGCATCGAAGGCGACCCCGGCAACCTTAAGATCACCCGTGCTGGCGACGACCAACTCGCCCTCGCCATCCTTCGTCATCGTTATCAAAGTCAGTAA
- the sppA gene encoding signal peptide peptidase SppA, producing MRSFNLLTTKLLAITILITLTPAVAFAQSDRTVGWIELSGTLRDGPLPFAWVPEDEAKPSLTTVIKSLDHVAESDTHLGLVIYLNEPRLTLQQIEALGRALDRIRDTGKKIITFSETYSTNAYLIASHADIIALQSKGVLMLHGLHTEEMYLAGLLERMGIEADFMQVGRYKGADEALTRKAPTPFWDENMDGLLDDLYDQIIEHIATRRDLTAEQVEALMRDSWLLSDTQLVRRGAIDEITSRDMEAVIVKTFGNDITWDDQLGSSSAKMPENPFVLFQMLFREQKTKTEGPTLAIIHARGPIHMGESSVDDGQFSDDSIGHNTLIDAFRDAQEDDNIKGVVLRIDSPGGSAIASDVIWQAVRETGETKPVFVSVGRLAASGGYYIACAGDEIYVEAPSIVGSIGVVSGKIHLAGLYEKLDLGVTVRSRGPMADMFASDRPFTPAERHTMLAFMERIYDQFVDRIRTGRGERLIRIDQVAEGRLFTGRQATENGLADRLGGLEIALSDLASDLNLTEGEYDVINLPEPLSFQDFMQQAFGVSSPATQLTLPALARNLLGDRWSNVGPIIQGAMLLQREPALLLMPVAIDLRITP from the coding sequence ATGCGATCATTCAACCTATTAACCACCAAACTTCTCGCCATCACCATCCTCATCACCCTCACCCCGGCGGTCGCCTTCGCCCAGAGCGACCGCACCGTCGGATGGATCGAACTGTCAGGTACCCTCCGCGATGGGCCCTTGCCCTTTGCCTGGGTCCCCGAGGACGAGGCAAAACCATCCCTCACCACAGTCATCAAGAGCCTCGACCACGTCGCTGAATCCGACACCCACCTCGGCCTGGTGATCTATCTCAACGAGCCCAGGCTCACGCTTCAGCAGATCGAAGCCCTCGGCCGCGCCCTTGACCGCATCCGCGACACCGGCAAGAAGATCATCACCTTCTCCGAGACCTACTCCACCAACGCCTATCTCATCGCCTCCCACGCCGACATCATCGCGCTCCAGTCCAAAGGCGTGCTCATGCTCCACGGCCTCCACACCGAGGAGATGTACCTTGCTGGACTCCTCGAACGCATGGGCATCGAAGCCGATTTTATGCAGGTCGGCCGCTACAAGGGGGCTGATGAAGCCCTCACCCGCAAAGCCCCCACGCCCTTCTGGGACGAGAACATGGATGGGCTCCTCGACGATCTCTACGACCAGATCATCGAGCACATCGCGACCCGCCGCGACCTTACCGCCGAACAGGTCGAAGCCCTCATGCGTGACAGTTGGCTGCTTAGCGACACCCAACTCGTCCGACGCGGAGCCATCGACGAGATCACCTCCCGCGATATGGAAGCCGTCATCGTCAAGACCTTCGGCAACGACATCACCTGGGACGATCAACTCGGATCATCATCCGCGAAAATGCCCGAAAACCCCTTCGTTCTCTTCCAGATGCTCTTCCGCGAGCAGAAGACCAAAACCGAAGGCCCCACCCTCGCCATCATCCACGCCCGCGGGCCCATCCACATGGGTGAGTCATCCGTTGATGATGGCCAGTTCTCCGATGACAGCATCGGCCACAACACCCTCATCGACGCCTTCCGCGATGCCCAAGAAGACGACAACATCAAAGGCGTCGTCCTCCGCATCGATTCACCAGGCGGGTCCGCCATCGCCAGCGACGTGATCTGGCAGGCCGTCCGTGAAACCGGCGAGACCAAGCCCGTCTTCGTCAGCGTCGGACGGCTCGCAGCCTCCGGCGGCTACTACATCGCCTGCGCTGGCGACGAGATCTATGTCGAAGCACCCTCGATCGTCGGGTCTATCGGCGTCGTCTCCGGCAAGATCCACCTCGCCGGCCTCTACGAAAAACTCGACCTAGGCGTCACCGTACGCTCCCGCGGACCCATGGCCGACATGTTCGCCTCCGATCGGCCCTTCACCCCCGCCGAACGCCACACCATGCTCGCTTTCATGGAACGAATCTACGACCAGTTCGTTGACCGCATCCGCACCGGCCGCGGCGAGCGACTTATCCGCATCGACCAGGTCGCCGAAGGCCGCCTCTTCACCGGACGGCAGGCCACCGAGAACGGCCTCGCCGACCGCCTTGGCGGGCTCGAAATCGCTCTAAGCGACCTCGCTTCAGACCTCAACCTCACCGAAGGCGAGTACGACGTCATCAACCTGCCCGAGCCGCTCTCCTTCCAAGACTTCATGCAGCAAGCCTTCGGCGTCAGCTCGCCCGCCACCCAACTCACCCTCCCGGCCCTCGCCAGAAACCTCCTCGGCGACCGCTGGTCCAACGTCGGCCCCATCATCCAGGGTGCCATGCTCCTCCAGCGAGAGCCCGCCCTTCTCCTGATGCCGGTCGCCATCGACCTCCGCATCACGCCATAA
- a CDS encoding NAD(+)/NADH kinase, producing MTQTQDPMTDPRDVSPLPERPRVIILANLEKSDVAEALESFRPWLSERAIIVSEPDICSLNQDQAASLPEADLAIVLGGDGTMLAQSRNLADIDIPLLGINFGKLGFLAEFTIEDVKQHWDALIAGSCSATQRLMIEALVYPANAPKWGGQDGLAAMPEPVFRSIAMNDVVITAGPPYRMIDLDLAIEPRRTLHSSVQFGGDGLIIATPSGSTAYNISAGGPILSPGIDGLVISALAPQSLAFRPIVFNASCEVWVQVLRANEGTTLVIDGQKLSPLADGQQLLVRRHPSRVRLIHNPDHNYWTMLSYKMRWAAQPRRR from the coding sequence ATGACACAAACTCAGGACCCCATGACCGATCCCCGCGACGTCAGCCCGCTCCCCGAGCGGCCGCGTGTGATCATCTTGGCCAACCTGGAAAAGAGCGACGTTGCCGAGGCCCTCGAATCGTTCCGCCCCTGGCTCAGCGAGCGCGCGATCATCGTCTCCGAGCCCGATATCTGTTCCCTCAATCAAGATCAGGCCGCCAGCCTCCCCGAGGCCGACCTGGCGATCGTCCTGGGCGGGGACGGCACCATGCTCGCCCAGTCCCGCAACCTCGCCGACATCGACATTCCACTACTCGGCATCAACTTCGGCAAGCTCGGGTTTCTTGCCGAGTTCACCATCGAAGACGTCAAGCAGCACTGGGACGCCCTCATCGCCGGTAGCTGCAGCGCTACCCAGCGGCTGATGATCGAGGCGCTGGTCTACCCCGCCAACGCGCCCAAGTGGGGCGGGCAAGACGGCTTGGCCGCGATGCCCGAACCCGTCTTCCGCTCGATCGCAATGAACGATGTGGTCATCACCGCTGGCCCCCCGTACCGGATGATCGACCTCGATCTCGCCATCGAACCCCGCCGCACCCTTCACTCCTCCGTTCAGTTTGGCGGAGATGGTCTCATCATCGCCACACCCTCGGGGTCCACCGCCTACAACATCTCCGCAGGCGGGCCCATCCTCTCCCCCGGCATCGACGGCCTGGTCATCTCCGCCCTTGCCCCGCAGTCTCTCGCCTTCCGCCCGATCGTCTTCAATGCCAGTTGCGAGGTCTGGGTCCAGGTCCTCCGCGCGAACGAGGGCACCACCCTGGTCATTGACGGCCAGAAACTCTCGCCCCTCGCCGACGGCCAGCAGCTCCTGGTCAGGAGGCACCCCTCACGAGTCCGCCTGATCCATAATCCCGATCACAATTATTGGACCATGCTCTCCTACAAGATGCGCTGGGCCGCTCAGCCCAGAAGGCGATAA
- a CDS encoding alcohol dehydrogenase catalytic domain-containing protein translates to MQALVLDQDGGVRLKQDHAEPRARTGEVVIRPLLMGVCSTDLELAKGYMGFAGVLGHEFVGEVIEATDESGKAWLGKRVVGEINAVCGACDLCLKGLREHCRSRTVLGIQGRDGVFAERFSLPVKNLHEVPGHVSDEQAVFVEPLAAAYQVVRQLTVEGRPYVTVLGDGRLGLLCAQVLGELNATVRLIGKHPEKLALAEKWKVRHRLLGDVGLRQDQDMVIDCTGSAEGLTTALGMVRPRGTIVLKTTVAVSSYPEPVDLSRVVIDEITVIGSRCGPFGMALDALARDAVDVVSLISRRAKLSSGGEILAAAKQPGVIKVLVTP, encoded by the coding sequence ATGCAGGCACTCGTACTGGACCAGGATGGTGGCGTCAGGCTTAAGCAGGATCACGCCGAGCCGCGTGCCCGGACGGGTGAAGTCGTGATCCGCCCGCTGCTGATGGGCGTGTGTTCGACGGACCTGGAGTTGGCGAAGGGTTATATGGGCTTTGCGGGGGTTCTCGGTCACGAGTTCGTGGGCGAGGTGATCGAGGCGACGGACGAGAGCGGCAAGGCGTGGCTCGGCAAACGTGTGGTCGGTGAGATCAATGCCGTGTGCGGGGCGTGTGATCTGTGCCTCAAGGGTCTGCGTGAGCATTGTCGGTCGCGGACGGTGCTCGGTATTCAGGGGCGAGACGGCGTGTTCGCAGAGCGGTTTTCGCTTCCTGTCAAGAACCTTCACGAGGTGCCGGGGCATGTGAGTGACGAGCAGGCGGTGTTTGTGGAGCCCTTGGCGGCGGCGTATCAGGTCGTGCGGCAACTCACCGTCGAGGGTCGTCCCTATGTCACGGTGCTGGGTGATGGGCGGCTGGGTTTGCTTTGTGCGCAGGTGCTCGGCGAGTTGAACGCGACCGTGCGACTGATCGGTAAGCATCCTGAGAAGCTGGCGCTGGCGGAGAAATGGAAGGTGCGTCATCGCCTGCTTGGCGATGTCGGGCTGCGGCAGGATCAGGACATGGTGATCGACTGCACCGGCTCGGCGGAGGGGCTGACCACGGCGCTCGGGATGGTTCGCCCGCGTGGGACGATCGTGCTCAAGACAACGGTGGCGGTTAGCTCGTACCCGGAGCCGGTGGACTTGTCGCGGGTGGTGATCGATGAGATCACGGTGATCGGTAGTCGTTGCGGTCCGTTCGGGATGGCGTTGGATGCACTGGCGCGCGACGCCGTGGATGTCGTGAGTCTGATCAGTCGTCGCGCGAAGCTGTCGTCGGGCGGGGAGATTCTGGCCGCGGCGAAGCAGCCTGGTGTCATCAAGGTGCTGGTCACGCCCTGA